In Paenibacillus sp. FSL M7-0420, a single genomic region encodes these proteins:
- the cobA gene encoding uroporphyrinogen-III C-methyltransferase, with protein MKQGSISIVGAGPGDPELITLKALRRIQCADVILYDRLVNEELLDYARVDAVRIYCGKAPGLHSMPQETTERLMIRHAAAGSHVVRLKGGDPFVFGRGGEEALSAAAAGIPYEVIPGITSAVGAAASAGIPLTHRGVAASFAIVTGSRCQTQDSPLRWDALAHGVDTLVIYMGVSKLGEICKELLVHGKDPQTPIALIENGTTVRERIVTGTLGNIDKVAAAMKISNPAMIIIGEVVQVRAELLNLEETVRSQIG; from the coding sequence ATGAAGCAGGGCAGCATATCTATTGTAGGCGCAGGTCCGGGTGATCCCGAGCTGATTACATTGAAGGCGCTGAGGCGCATTCAATGTGCCGATGTGATTCTGTACGACCGGCTGGTGAATGAGGAGCTGCTGGACTATGCCCGGGTCGATGCTGTACGCATCTACTGCGGCAAAGCGCCGGGTCTGCATTCGATGCCGCAGGAGACGACAGAGCGGCTGATGATTCGCCATGCCGCAGCCGGAAGCCACGTGGTCCGGCTAAAGGGCGGCGACCCGTTCGTGTTCGGCAGGGGCGGGGAGGAAGCGTTGTCCGCTGCCGCTGCCGGTATTCCTTATGAGGTGATTCCGGGAATCACCTCGGCGGTGGGCGCAGCCGCTTCTGCGGGCATTCCGCTGACCCATCGCGGTGTGGCGGCCTCCTTCGCCATCGTGACCGGCAGCCGCTGCCAGACCCAGGATTCGCCGCTGCGTTGGGATGCGCTGGCCCACGGTGTGGATACGCTTGTGATCTATATGGGCGTAAGCAAGCTGGGGGAGATCTGCAAGGAGCTGCTGGTACACGGCAAAGATCCGCAGACCCCGATTGCACTAATTGAGAACGGAACAACGGTGCGCGAACGGATCGTGACCGGCACGCTTGGCAATATCGACAAGGTCGCCGCCGCGATGAAGATCAGCAATCCGGCCATGATCATTATCGGTGAGGTGGTCCAGGTCAGAGCGGAGCTGCTGAATCTGGAGGAAACTGTACGCTCGCAGATCGGGTGA
- a CDS encoding translation factor GTPase family protein has protein sequence MNITVGLLAHVDAGKTTFAEQLLYHTEAIRSRGRVDHQDTFLDTHEIEKARGITVFADQAEFTYKDARYFLLDTPGHVDFSPEMERCLQVLDYAVVILSAVEGVESHTETLWQLLRQHRIPTLFFINKTDRAGSDPERVLEEIRELLSGDALLLPEQPEAAWTEEMKSFLAEREDALLEPYLEGMLTDSDCRSALRSMVKRGEIFPCMQGSALLDQGVGEFLEVLDALTFTEYDHRLPFAGRVYKIRHDARGTRITYIKALQGVLKNREFLTYGPEAEQVSERVTGIRKYNGTAYSAADWAAAGELFAVVGLSSVLPGAGVGALQDAQGSGLIPTLKSKVLFKPPVHLKELTHAFGQLGAEDPSLNVSWDEELQELHIHVMGGIQLEILEQIVAERFQLKISFGAPEILYKETIAGTVYGCGHFEPLGHYAEVHLMLEGGERGSGITFINRCHPDDLAAGYQHQIEQHLLESGHHGLLTGSPLTDLKITLLTGRAHNKHTSGGDFREAAYRALRQGLEQAENLLLEPVYDLKIRIDPDDVGKVMSDIQQAGGRFNPPDITPSKAVITGTVPAASFMNYGVRLAAMTQGKGSMSLRVAGYEPCHQTGAVVEQRNYNKNADPAYSSASIFCAKGEGYAVPWEEAGAHMHIQAASRNGYMVLKRAVPFQRNIEGKVQIDND, from the coding sequence ATGAATATAACTGTCGGACTGCTCGCCCATGTAGATGCCGGGAAGACGACCTTCGCCGAGCAGCTACTCTACCATACCGAAGCCATCCGCAGCAGGGGGCGTGTGGACCATCAGGATACGTTCCTCGATACCCATGAGATTGAAAAAGCACGCGGGATCACCGTCTTCGCCGATCAGGCGGAGTTCACCTATAAGGATGCCCGCTATTTCCTGCTGGATACGCCGGGCCATGTCGATTTCTCCCCGGAGATGGAGCGTTGTCTGCAAGTGCTGGACTATGCAGTGGTAATTCTCAGCGCGGTGGAGGGCGTAGAGAGCCACACCGAGACGCTCTGGCAGCTGCTGCGCCAGCACCGGATTCCCACCTTGTTCTTCATTAACAAAACCGACCGTGCAGGCAGCGACCCTGAACGTGTCCTGGAAGAAATCCGGGAGCTCCTTAGCGGCGATGCCCTGCTTCTGCCGGAGCAGCCGGAAGCGGCGTGGACCGAGGAGATGAAATCGTTCCTTGCCGAACGCGAGGATGCGCTGCTGGAACCTTATCTTGAAGGCATGCTGACGGACAGCGATTGCCGTAGTGCGCTAAGATCTATGGTGAAGCGCGGAGAGATTTTTCCGTGTATGCAGGGCTCTGCATTGCTGGACCAGGGCGTGGGTGAATTTCTGGAGGTTCTGGATGCGCTCACGTTCACGGAGTACGATCATCGGCTGCCTTTTGCCGGGAGGGTCTATAAGATCCGCCACGATGCCAGAGGGACCCGCATCACCTACATCAAAGCCCTTCAAGGCGTGCTGAAGAACCGCGAGTTCCTGACGTATGGACCCGAAGCAGAACAAGTATCCGAACGGGTTACCGGAATCCGCAAGTACAACGGTACTGCTTATAGCGCTGCTGACTGGGCTGCCGCCGGGGAGCTATTCGCCGTTGTCGGCTTAAGCTCCGTGCTTCCGGGTGCGGGAGTGGGCGCACTTCAGGACGCGCAGGGCAGCGGACTTATTCCCACCTTGAAATCCAAGGTGCTCTTCAAGCCGCCCGTGCACCTGAAGGAGCTGACACATGCTTTCGGACAACTGGGCGCGGAAGATCCGTCACTGAACGTAAGCTGGGATGAAGAGCTCCAGGAGCTGCATATTCATGTAATGGGCGGGATACAGCTTGAGATTCTGGAGCAGATTGTGGCGGAACGGTTTCAGCTTAAGATCTCTTTTGGCGCGCCGGAGATTCTCTATAAGGAGACTATTGCCGGTACGGTCTATGGCTGCGGGCATTTCGAGCCGCTGGGCCACTACGCCGAGGTTCATCTGATGCTTGAGGGCGGGGAACGGGGGAGCGGGATTACCTTCATTAACCGCTGCCACCCCGATGATCTGGCGGCGGGCTATCAGCATCAGATTGAGCAGCATCTGCTGGAGAGCGGCCATCACGGCCTATTGACGGGTTCCCCGCTGACGGATCTGAAGATCACCCTGCTTACGGGAAGGGCGCATAATAAGCATACGAGCGGCGGCGACTTCCGGGAAGCGGCTTACCGCGCGTTGCGCCAGGGGCTGGAGCAGGCAGAGAATCTGCTGCTGGAGCCGGTCTACGACCTGAAGATCCGGATAGATCCGGACGATGTGGGAAAGGTTATGAGTGATATCCAGCAGGCCGGCGGCCGCTTCAATCCCCCGGATATTACGCCGTCCAAGGCCGTAATCACGGGCACGGTTCCGGCCGCAAGCTTCATGAATTACGGGGTGAGACTGGCTGCGATGACACAGGGCAAGGGATCGATGTCGCTCAGAGTGGCCGGATATGAGCCCTGCCACCAGACCGGGGCGGTGGTGGAGCAACGGAATTATAATAAGAATGCGGACCCGGCCTACTCCTCGGCGTCTATTTTTTGCGCCAAGGGTGAGGGTTATGCTGTGCCCTGGGAAGAGGCCGGAGCGCATATGCATATTCAAGCAGCAAGCAGGAACGGGTACATGGTTCTTAAGAGAGCAGTGCCGTTTCAGCGTAACATCGAAGGAAAGGTGCAGATTGACAATGACTAA
- a CDS encoding DMT family transporter gives MRGIIFAFLAGACITLQGVANARISQDIGTWQAATITQLTGFIMALAIALVVRDGKKHGFRKVHPLYISGGGLAAFVIFSEVTAIQNIGVTLTISALLIAQLCLTFIIDIRGWFGVVRQKMKLPQFIGIGMMILGVVVLKF, from the coding sequence ATGAGAGGGATCATATTCGCATTTTTGGCCGGAGCCTGCATTACACTTCAGGGGGTAGCCAATGCCAGAATCAGCCAGGATATCGGCACGTGGCAGGCGGCAACCATTACCCAGCTTACCGGATTCATCATGGCGTTAGCGATAGCACTGGTGGTACGTGACGGCAAAAAGCACGGCTTCCGCAAGGTGCATCCGTTATACATCAGCGGCGGCGGTCTGGCTGCCTTCGTGATTTTCAGTGAGGTGACGGCCATTCAGAACATCGGGGTTACACTTACGATCTCGGCGCTGCTGATTGCCCAGCTCTGCCTGACCTTTATCATTGATATCAGGGGCTGGTTCGGAGTCGTCCGGCAGAAGATGAAGCTACCGCAGTTTATCGGCATCGGGATGATGATTCTCGGGGTAGTTGTACTGAAGTTCTAA
- a CDS encoding ANTAR domain-containing response regulator gives MHSLLVIEPAGTENPAEARSSGGPDHILSSCGYVVGTAASPEQAAPFIGDADAFILNLPVTDISHWRSLLVRQRIAPVIWWCTPHTANLSVSACGDDIMVDGILSPAMKPPEIHWTLHFSARQCFERKQWLKEREQLLSRIEERKWIDMAKGILSKAKNISESEAYDLLRKQAMNERKRIVDVATSIVKVYQMLQDQT, from the coding sequence ATGCATTCCCTGTTGGTTATAGAACCTGCCGGAACAGAGAATCCCGCAGAAGCGCGCTCCTCTGGAGGCCCTGACCACATCCTAAGCTCTTGCGGCTATGTAGTAGGAACCGCAGCATCACCGGAGCAGGCCGCTCCGTTCATCGGCGACGCCGATGCCTTCATCCTCAATCTTCCGGTGACGGATATCAGCCACTGGAGATCCCTGCTGGTGCGGCAAAGGATCGCGCCGGTAATCTGGTGGTGTACCCCGCATACCGCTAACCTCTCCGTCTCTGCCTGCGGCGACGATATTATGGTGGACGGCATTCTGTCCCCTGCCATGAAGCCGCCGGAGATTCACTGGACGCTGCATTTCAGTGCCAGGCAATGCTTCGAGCGCAAGCAATGGTTGAAGGAACGGGAGCAGCTGCTCTCCCGGATTGAAGAACGCAAATGGATTGATATGGCCAAGGGCATTCTGTCCAAGGCCAAGAATATCAGCGAATCGGAAGCCTATGACCTGCTGCGCAAGCAGGCGATGAATGAACGCAAACGGATCGTCGATGTAGCAACCTCCATCGTCAAGGTCTACCAGATGCTGCAGGATCAAACTTAA
- the nirD gene encoding nitrite reductase small subunit NirD, with the protein MTKLLIGNLNDVDIKGSRKLRVGDTEIALFRLSSGEVLAVENRCPHKGGLLSEGMVCGSKVHCPLHDWRIELHTGEVQAPDTGHVTTYEVEVDHATGSLYLTI; encoded by the coding sequence ATGACTAAGCTGCTAATCGGCAACCTGAATGATGTGGATATCAAAGGATCACGAAAATTACGGGTAGGCGATACCGAGATTGCCTTGTTCCGGCTAAGCAGCGGAGAGGTGCTGGCGGTGGAGAACCGTTGTCCGCACAAGGGCGGCCTGCTCTCGGAGGGCATGGTCTGCGGCTCCAAGGTGCACTGCCCGCTCCATGACTGGCGGATCGAGCTGCATACAGGCGAGGTGCAGGCCCCCGATACGGGACATGTGACCACCTATGAGGTGGAAGTCGATCACGCCACAGGCAGCTTGTACTTAACGATCTGA
- a CDS encoding formate/nitrite transporter family protein, whose translation MDYVKPGEVLGSMIEAGKTKAELGIMQLIVRGSLGGAILACATTLAFTAAAQTKIPMAGAILFPVGFVMIILLGLELVTGSFALIPLAVLEKKTTIGRMLGNYFWVILGHLIGCAVYAALYGLTITRMGTDLSNPMLQTLITASEGKTTAYQSLGAEGLVLAFIKAMLCNWMVTLGAVMAMTSKSTSGKILAMWLPILTFFGQGFEHTVVNFFVIPAGMMLGANVTMADWWIWNGIPVLLGNFAGGLLFTGLLFYLSQKGSRSQKGSKPGATAAAELPGRGEAGLPGTPALEKSV comes from the coding sequence ATGGACTATGTCAAACCAGGCGAAGTGCTGGGCTCCATGATTGAAGCGGGAAAAACCAAAGCAGAACTGGGCATCATGCAGCTCATTGTCCGCGGCAGTCTCGGCGGTGCCATTCTGGCATGCGCTACCACACTGGCCTTCACCGCAGCGGCACAGACCAAGATCCCTATGGCGGGCGCGATTCTTTTTCCGGTAGGCTTCGTGATGATTATACTACTCGGGCTGGAGCTGGTTACCGGCAGCTTCGCCTTGATTCCACTGGCTGTGCTGGAGAAGAAGACCACCATCGGGCGCATGCTGGGGAACTATTTCTGGGTCATACTCGGACATTTGATCGGATGTGCCGTCTATGCCGCATTATACGGGCTGACGATTACGAGGATGGGTACCGATCTGTCGAACCCAATGTTGCAGACACTAATTACAGCAAGTGAAGGGAAGACGACGGCTTATCAGAGCCTGGGGGCAGAGGGACTCGTGCTGGCCTTCATCAAGGCGATGCTCTGCAACTGGATGGTTACGCTGGGTGCGGTGATGGCGATGACCTCGAAATCCACCTCCGGCAAAATCCTCGCCATGTGGCTCCCCATCCTGACTTTCTTCGGACAGGGCTTCGAGCACACGGTTGTCAATTTCTTCGTCATTCCGGCGGGGATGATGCTTGGAGCGAATGTGACTATGGCGGACTGGTGGATCTGGAACGGCATTCCGGTGCTGCTCGGCAACTTCGCGGGCGGGCTGTTGTTCACGGGCCTGCTATTCTACTTATCGCAAAAAGGCAGCAGGTCGCAAAAAGGCAGCAAACCCGGAGCAACTGCGGCAGCAGAGCTTCCGGGACGCGGAGAGGCGGGGCTCCCGGGCACACCTGCCCTGGAGAAAAGCGTATGA
- a CDS encoding NUDIX hydrolase, whose product MTNVIDKVAWIYVVDGKVLGARSKGKDTYYFPGGKREPGESDAETLVREIEEELSVQILPETIAEFGSFEAPAHGKAEGILVRMTCLTAEFTGELTPASEIEELAWLTYKDIDRVSAVSVIIMDKLREMSLIS is encoded by the coding sequence ATGACTAATGTGATAGATAAGGTAGCCTGGATCTATGTTGTGGATGGCAAGGTACTGGGCGCGCGTTCCAAAGGCAAGGACACCTATTATTTCCCCGGCGGCAAGCGGGAGCCCGGTGAGAGTGATGCCGAGACCCTGGTCCGCGAGATTGAGGAGGAGCTGTCCGTTCAGATCTTGCCGGAGACGATTGCAGAGTTCGGAAGCTTCGAAGCCCCGGCACATGGCAAAGCGGAAGGTATCCTGGTACGGATGACCTGCCTGACCGCAGAGTTCACGGGCGAGCTTACCCCGGCTTCAGAGATCGAGGAATTGGCCTGGTTAACCTATAAGGATATTGACCGGGTATCGGCGGTCAGCGTCATCATCATGGACAAGCTGCGGGAGATGAGTCTCATCTCTTAA
- a CDS encoding DMT family transporter gives MLTGLVLALIAGALVSLQNIFNAKVNEHTGSWSTTTLVLGMGFAASLVMGLIMEGKNMFTLQHMQPWYWLSGMIGVGVVICLVQATRILGATYAISIVLTAQLGFALLWDSLGWLGLAKVPFSFNQLIGVLIIVGGILVFKLGGTSNAKEPAGTPGSGKPQGALHTD, from the coding sequence ATGTTAACAGGGTTAGTACTTGCACTGATCGCGGGGGCGCTGGTCAGTTTACAGAATATTTTCAACGCCAAGGTTAATGAGCACACGGGCTCCTGGTCAACTACTACACTGGTGCTGGGCATGGGCTTCGCCGCTTCCCTCGTCATGGGGCTGATTATGGAAGGGAAGAACATGTTCACGCTGCAGCACATGCAGCCCTGGTACTGGTTAAGCGGAATGATCGGCGTGGGGGTCGTGATCTGTCTGGTCCAGGCCACCAGAATCCTTGGCGCCACCTATGCCATCTCGATTGTACTAACTGCCCAGCTCGGCTTCGCCTTGCTCTGGGATTCACTGGGCTGGCTAGGGTTGGCGAAGGTTCCGTTCTCGTTCAACCAGCTGATCGGCGTGCTTATTATCGTAGGCGGGATATTGGTGTTCAAGCTGGGCGGCACAAGCAATGCCAAAGAGCCCGCCGGGACCCCGGGTTCCGGCAAGCCCCAGGGAGCGCTGCATACGGATTAA
- the nirB gene encoding nitrite reductase large subunit NirB — protein sequence MTVKRKKLIVVGNGMAGVRAIEHLLKLAPEAYEITIIGAEPYPNYNRIMLSSVLAGGASLDEIIINDLEWYRSFNITLYTGHTVTSIDTAARTVYTDKGVTAVYDELILATGSNPFMLPIPGTEKEGVIAFRDIKDTQIMQDVSQKYSKALVIGGGLLGLEAARGLLHLGMDVSVVHIHEYIMERQLDEAASRMLRGELEAQGMKFLLKKQSEAILGKKRVKGLLFADGEMAEADLIVMAVGIKPNVMLARSSGIEVNRGIVVNDYMETSLPGIYAVGECAEHRGIAYGLVAPLYEQGAVLAKRLAGAPTEGYAGSVTSTKLKVSGVDVFSAGQYNEQPGTKALRFQDETEGIYKKLVIQEDKLIGAVLFGDTNDGAQLFSMIKKGENIKGREKELLLGLEADALASPKGNRLEGMPDDEIICGCNGVTKGTIAEAITAGGCTSVGQIKACTKASASCGGCKPLVEGLLQLYAGEAAVTVKEGICGCTTLGRDEIVAEIKRMKLTTVKEVMHVLSWNTEEGCPKCRPSLNYYLGMLWPEEYVDENESRYTNERYHANIQKDGTYSVVPRIYGGVTSPAELIKIAEVAVKYDVPLVKFTGGQRLDLLGVKKEDLPKMWEELDMPSGHAYGKTLRTVKTCVGSTFCRFGTQDALGMGIRLEKAFERLNAPGKVKLAVSGCPRNCAEATIKDFGVVAIDGGWELHVGGNGGVHVRATDLLCVVKTDDEVLEWASAFLQYYREQAGWNERTAQWIERVGLDSIKQALESPEERAALVERIQKTLSLTTDPWKQIVNTPELRKNFEAISLPETV from the coding sequence ATGACAGTGAAGCGTAAAAAACTGATAGTAGTCGGCAATGGGATGGCAGGGGTCAGAGCCATAGAGCATCTGCTCAAATTGGCGCCGGAGGCGTACGAGATTACAATTATTGGCGCAGAGCCTTATCCCAATTATAACCGCATCATGCTGTCTTCCGTACTGGCAGGCGGGGCAAGCCTGGATGAAATCATAATTAATGATCTCGAATGGTACCGCAGCTTCAATATTACCTTATATACGGGACACACAGTGACTTCTATTGATACTGCTGCACGTACAGTTTATACGGATAAAGGAGTTACCGCCGTGTATGACGAGCTGATTCTGGCGACCGGCTCCAATCCCTTCATGCTGCCGATCCCCGGAACAGAGAAGGAGGGCGTCATTGCCTTCCGTGACATCAAGGATACTCAAATCATGCAGGACGTCTCACAAAAATACAGCAAGGCGCTCGTCATCGGCGGCGGTCTGCTCGGACTGGAGGCAGCCAGAGGGCTGCTGCATCTGGGGATGGATGTCTCGGTGGTTCACATTCACGAGTATATTATGGAGCGTCAGCTGGACGAGGCGGCATCCCGGATGCTGCGGGGAGAGCTGGAGGCTCAAGGCATGAAGTTCCTGCTGAAGAAGCAGTCGGAAGCTATTCTCGGCAAAAAGAGAGTCAAAGGCCTGCTGTTCGCAGACGGCGAGATGGCGGAGGCCGATCTGATCGTGATGGCGGTCGGGATCAAGCCGAATGTTATGCTTGCCCGCAGCAGCGGGATTGAGGTGAACCGGGGCATCGTGGTGAACGATTATATGGAGACCAGCCTGCCCGGTATTTACGCCGTCGGGGAATGTGCAGAGCATCGCGGCATTGCCTACGGCCTGGTAGCCCCGCTGTATGAGCAAGGCGCTGTGCTGGCCAAAAGACTGGCAGGTGCTCCCACAGAGGGCTACGCCGGTTCAGTCACCTCGACCAAGCTGAAGGTATCTGGTGTAGATGTCTTCTCAGCGGGACAATACAACGAGCAGCCCGGAACGAAGGCGCTCCGGTTCCAGGATGAGACGGAGGGGATCTACAAGAAGCTGGTCATCCAGGAGGATAAGCTGATCGGCGCTGTCCTGTTCGGCGATACGAATGACGGCGCGCAGCTCTTCTCGATGATCAAGAAGGGCGAGAATATTAAGGGGCGCGAGAAAGAGCTGCTGCTCGGCCTGGAGGCCGATGCGCTGGCTTCGCCCAAGGGCAACCGGCTGGAGGGGATGCCGGATGACGAGATCATCTGCGGCTGCAACGGAGTCACGAAGGGAACCATTGCCGAAGCGATTACCGCCGGCGGCTGCACCAGTGTCGGCCAGATCAAAGCCTGCACCAAAGCCTCCGCCTCCTGCGGCGGCTGCAAGCCATTGGTAGAGGGGCTGCTCCAGCTCTATGCCGGAGAGGCGGCCGTTACGGTCAAGGAGGGAATCTGCGGCTGCACGACGCTCGGGCGGGATGAGATTGTCGCCGAGATCAAGCGGATGAAGCTGACCACGGTGAAGGAAGTCATGCATGTATTGTCCTGGAACACCGAGGAAGGCTGCCCGAAATGCCGCCCTTCGCTGAATTATTACCTGGGTATGCTCTGGCCGGAGGAATACGTGGATGAGAATGAATCCAGATATACAAATGAGCGCTACCATGCCAATATCCAGAAGGACGGGACTTATTCAGTGGTGCCGAGAATCTACGGCGGTGTCACTTCTCCTGCGGAGCTGATCAAGATAGCGGAGGTCGCGGTGAAATACGATGTGCCGCTGGTCAAGTTCACCGGCGGGCAGCGCCTGGATCTGCTGGGCGTGAAGAAGGAGGATCTGCCGAAGATGTGGGAGGAGCTGGATATGCCCTCCGGCCATGCCTACGGCAAGACGCTGCGCACTGTGAAGACCTGCGTAGGCTCCACCTTCTGCCGCTTTGGGACCCAGGATGCGCTGGGGATGGGAATTCGGCTGGAGAAGGCTTTTGAACGGCTGAATGCTCCGGGGAAGGTGAAACTGGCTGTATCCGGGTGTCCGCGCAACTGTGCGGAAGCGACAATCAAGGACTTCGGGGTGGTGGCGATTGACGGCGGCTGGGAGCTGCATGTCGGCGGCAACGGCGGCGTTCATGTCCGGGCGACCGATCTGCTCTGCGTAGTGAAGACCGATGATGAGGTGCTGGAATGGGCAAGTGCGTTCCTGCAATACTACCGCGAGCAAGCCGGATGGAATGAGCGGACCGCACAGTGGATTGAGCGCGTGGGCCTGGACAGTATCAAGCAGGCGCTGGAATCCCCGGAGGAACGGGCGGCGCTGGTGGAGAGGATTCAGAAGACGCTTAGCCTGACTACCGATCCATGGAAGCAGATTGTGAATACCCCGGAGCTGCGCAAGAATTTTGAAGCGATCTCGTTACCCGAGACGGTCTAA
- a CDS encoding anthranilate phosphoribosyltransferase, translating into MINILKEVARGKRGAKDLSYGEAEYAAEAILTQAASPVQIGAFLIAERMKLESLEELEAFVAVCRKYAFREPVHQGIDCAGPYDGRVHSFIATFPTAFLLSAAGLPVTLHGSAGLPPKWGITLQDMIQASGVDVAGLSRCDAVHAAEASGVLFVKSEQWCPPLGELRGLREDIGMRTILNTAEKLIDYSCSPFIVFGIFHNTVFDRISRLIVKLGYQRGLVVQGVEGSEDLYIDRPNRVYRIQDGAAELDIIDPEALGLEVTLPEEQEWTALRQLRIAEEVLQGGGHMAYYNQTLLNAAARLHAAGRVNSIEEGVYTCKPLLDNGRAWETYQRWQHALAGSRVASLGQG; encoded by the coding sequence ATGATTAATATTCTCAAGGAAGTTGCCCGCGGCAAACGCGGTGCGAAGGATTTAAGCTACGGGGAAGCTGAATATGCGGCGGAAGCCATACTCACCCAGGCTGCTTCGCCGGTGCAGATCGGCGCGTTCCTGATTGCAGAGCGCATGAAGCTGGAGAGCCTGGAGGAGCTGGAGGCTTTTGTGGCAGTCTGCCGTAAATACGCTTTCCGTGAGCCTGTTCACCAGGGAATCGACTGCGCCGGTCCGTATGACGGCAGGGTTCATTCCTTCATTGCCACCTTCCCTACGGCTTTTCTGCTGTCAGCCGCAGGTCTGCCGGTTACCCTGCATGGTTCAGCGGGCTTACCGCCCAAATGGGGCATTACGCTACAGGATATGATCCAGGCCAGCGGAGTGGATGTAGCCGGACTGAGCCGCTGCGACGCGGTTCATGCCGCTGAAGCCAGCGGGGTTCTGTTCGTGAAGTCGGAGCAGTGGTGCCCGCCGCTGGGGGAGCTTCGCGGACTCCGGGAGGACATTGGCATGCGGACGATTCTCAATACGGCGGAGAAGCTGATTGACTATTCCTGCTCACCGTTTATTGTATTCGGGATATTCCATAATACGGTATTCGACCGGATCTCCCGGCTCATTGTGAAGCTCGGCTATCAGCGGGGGCTGGTGGTGCAGGGTGTGGAAGGCTCGGAGGATCTGTACATTGACCGGCCGAACCGCGTATACCGGATTCAGGATGGAGCGGCGGAGCTGGATATCATTGACCCCGAGGCGCTTGGCCTGGAGGTGACACTGCCTGAGGAGCAGGAGTGGACAGCTCTGCGGCAGCTCCGTATAGCAGAGGAGGTCCTGCAAGGCGGCGGGCACATGGCCTACTACAACCAGACGCTGCTGAACGCCGCTGCCAGACTGCATGCCGCTGGGCGTGTGAATTCTATTGAGGAAGGCGTCTATACCTGTAAGCCTCTGCTGGATAACGGGCGGGCTTGGGAGACCTATCAGCGCTGGCAGCACGCACTGGCGGGCAGCAGGGTCGCTTCACTCGGGCAGGGATAA